From a single Brassica oleracea var. oleracea cultivar TO1000 chromosome C5, BOL, whole genome shotgun sequence genomic region:
- the LOC106343371 gene encoding formin-like protein 4 has translation MLKQPWPPLRLLPHLTLPFLSLILLLPYHSFSQSDSPQNIETFFPNETLTAPPPSPVPLPQQNPQSQSPPSSSSDREKITRAILITAASTLLVAAVFFLFVHIYTVRRRRRRDRVNVADTLPPAPPLAEAALAREGFTRFGGNVKGLILDENGLDVLYWRKSQSQRDNKSGSFRKEIVHGDDDEEKNVIYSKNKKKSEMPLLRGRSSTSHSVVHNHPPSLPVKSESFEFAKPDPPPVKQTAPAPPPPPPSRSNGPSPPPPPPSKKTAALSKPPPAPRGSSSGEGSSSENGQVKLKPLHWDKVNPDSDHSMVWDKIDRGSFSFDADLMEALFGYVAVGKKSPDHEKPSSTTPSQIFILDPRKSQNTAIVLKSLGMTRHELVESLMEGNDFHPDTLERLARIAPTQEEQSAILQFDGDTTKLADAESFLFHLLKAVPSAFTRLNALLFRANYYPEIANHKISLKTLDSACTELRSRGLFVKLLEAILKSGNRMNAGTARGDAQAFNLTALLKLSDVKSVDGRTTLLNFVVEEVVRSEGKRCLINRRSLSRTSSSSISEVISKEEQEKEYLRLGLPVVGGLSSEFSNVKKAAGIDYDTVSATCLALTSRAKEARRVLSQCGGDNRFVEKMVEFLDAAEEEVKVAREEEKKVMELVKRTTEYYQAGGPAKGKNPLHLFVIVRDFLAMVDKVCVEIARNLQRRVTGSPQQQRNAVKFPVLPPNFMSDRSRSDSGGSDSDM, from the exons ATGTTGAAGCAGCCATGGCCACCGCTTCGTCTCCTTCCTCATCTAACCCTGCCTTTCCTCTCCTTGATCCTCCTTCTCCCTTATCACTCCTTTTCTCAATCAGATTCTCCACAAAACATCGAAACCTTCTTCCCAAACGAAACCCTCACCGCTCCGCCTCCCTCTCCGGTTCCTCTGCCGCAGCAAAACCCACAATCACAATCACCACCATCATCATCATCAGACAGAGAAAAGATCACGAGGGCTATACTAATAACGGCGGCAAGCACTTTACTCGTAGCGGCCGTGTTCTTCCTCTTCGTACATATTTACACCGTGAGGCGGCGACGACGGAGAGACAGAGTCAACGTCGCGGACACCCTCCCGCCGGCTCCTCCGCTTGCGGAGGCCGCGTTAGCTCGCGAGGGGTTCACGAGATTCGGAGGAAACGTCAAAGGTTTGATCTTGGATGAGAACGGTCTCGATGTGTTGTATTGGAGAAAGTCTCAGAGTCAGAGAGACAACAAAAGCGGAAGCTTTCGAAAAGAGATCGTTCACGGAGACGACGACGAAGAGAAGAATGTGATTTATTCGAAGAACAAGAAGAAGTCGGAGATGCCTCTTCTCAGAGGAAGATCCTCCACTTCTCACAGTGTAGTCCACAATCATCCTCCTTCTCTTCCGGTAAAGTCAGAGTCTTTCGAGTTTGCTAAACCGGATCCTCCTCCGGTTAAACAGACTGCACCAGCACCTCCTCCTCCTCCTCCCTCTAGGTCTAACGGTCCTTCTCCGCCACCACCTCCGCCGTCCAAGAAGACGGCAGCTCTGTCAAAACCACCGCCGGCTCCTAGAGGATCATCTTCAGGGGAAGGCTCAAGCTCCGAAAATGGTCAGGTCAAGCTGAAGCCTCTTCATTGGGATAAAGTCAACCCTGACTCTGACCATTCCATGGTCTGGGACAAAATCGACCGTGGCTCATTCAG CTTCGATGCTGATCTCATGGAGGCTCTGTTCGGCTACGTGGCCGTCGGAAAGAAGTCTCCTGATCACGAGAAGCCAAGCTCAACCACTCCTTCACAGATCTTCATCCTTGACCCTAGAAAATCTCAAAACACAGCCATAGTGCTCAAGTCCTTAGGTATGACACGTCACGAGCTAGTCGAATCTTTAATGGAAGGAAACGATTTCCATCCCGACACACTCGAGAGGCTCGCGAGGATAGCTCCAACGCAAGAAGAGCAATCAGCGATCCTCCAGTTCGACGGCGACACGACAAAGCTCGCTGACGCTGAGTCCTTCCTGTTCCATCTCCTCAAAGCGGTTCCCAGCGCGTTCACTAGGCTCAACGCGCTCCTCTTCAGAGCTAACTACTATCCAGAGATCGCTAACCATAAAATCTCTCTCAAGACGTTGGACTCTGCTTGTACGGAGCTTAGGTCGCGTGGCTTGTTCGTCAAGCTTCTCGAAGCGATACTTAAATCCGGAAACAGGATGAATGCTGGAACAGCTAGAGGAGACGCTCAAGCTTTTAATCTCACAGCGCTGTTGAAACTCTCCGACGTGAAGAGCGTCGACGGGAGAACGACGCTGCTTAACTTCGTGGTGGAAGAGGTAGTTAGGTCAGAAGGGAAGCGGTGTTTGATCAACAGAAGAAGCTTAAGCAGAACCAGTAGCAGTTCCATCTCAGAGGTTATATCAAAGGAGGAGCAAGAGAAGGAGTATCTTCGACTCGGTTTGCCTGTTGTCGGAGGGTTAAGCTCTGAGTTCTCAAACGTCAAGAAAGCTGCAGGTATAGACTACGACACGGTCTCCGCGACTTGCTTGGCGCTCACGTCAAGAGCTAAAGAAGCGAGACGAGTGCTGTCCCAATGCGGAGGAGACAACAGGTTTGTGGAGAAGATGGTTGAGTTTCTCGACGCGGCTGAGGAAGAGGTGAAGGTGGCGAGGGAAGAAGAGAAGAAAGTGATGGAGCTTGTGAAGAGGACGACGGAGTATTACCAAGCGGGAGGGCCTGCGAAGGGGAAGAATCCACTTCATTTGTTTGTTATCGTTAGAGATTTTCTTGCTATGGTTGATAAAGTATGCGTAGAGATCGCGAGGAACTTGCAGAGGAGAGTTACGGGAAGTCCTCAGCAGCAGAGGAACGCTGTTAAGTTTCCTGTTTTGCCTCCGAACTTCATGTCGGATAGGTCGAGAAGTGATTCTGGTGGATCGGATTCTGATATGTGA
- the LOC106344556 gene encoding uncharacterized protein LOC106344556, whose protein sequence is MRFGTVEDSLEEILKRLDKRPVEEYDGDLRSRAPESSSPTFQVPIRNSEMNRNNTSPGFRSGDLNLMTRDSMLKKIEMPSCDGSKISDWLVDIEHFFVVGRFHDHERLDLIPLCIKGRVKKWFAWALRRGGFRNWLEFKQQLVLRFTKSIDEEPSTRFFSIKQTGSVADYVSEFEELSTQVPGIEDRHLGRIFYNGLSTEMKEVIKMKDPQGLANFIAAILRMEKSAFYKVVSKVGPNEVVGATRATNTHRGACHNNGGKVWDKQRGDSSGGYRGDQQFVQRPRLKYTDAEIRAMIVVHVIEMEVTEEEDVVLQEVDHNMCCEVRTLSMDSFLGIDSPKTMKLRGRIGQRELCEVDWRLQEFSFFYEGVRVTLYGDPTLHCKKLSLKSLPPVYYDPFGGPDMLLMSVVVPLVTTSLEPCMAALLSSFEDVFVVPTALPPLRGQEHAINLTSGVSAILVHPYRYPHGRKVVMEKKVQEMLEAGIIRPSVSPFSYPVLLVKKKDGGFRFCVDYRALNKSTIPDKYLIPIINQLVDELYGAVVFSKLDLSSSLEAHEEHLRKVLQVLWEQSLFANQKKCSFGVTQVEYLGHIISKEEVAADAAKTEAMVKWPTPKTVKQLRGFLGLTGYYRRFVKTYGLMAKPLTSLMKTNRFAWSSEAQNSFEKLKSAMVNVPVLTLPDF, encoded by the exons ATGAGGTTTGGTACGGTGGAGGATAGCTTGGAGGAGATCTTGAAGAGGTTAGATAAGCGTCCGGTGGAGGAGTATGATGGCGATCTTCGTTCGCGAGCTCCAGAGTCTTCGAGTCCGACGTTTCAGGTACCGATTCGTAACTCGGAGATGAATCGGAACAATACCTCACCTGGTTTTCGTTCTGGAGATTTGAATCTGATGACTCGTGATAGTATGCTTAAGAAGATTGAGATGCCGAGTTGTGATGGATCGAAGATATCTGATTGGTTAGTGGATATTGAACACTTCTTTGTTGTTGGTCGCTTTCATGATCATGAACGACTAGATCTGATTCCGCTATGCATTAAAGGACGAGTGAAGAAGTGGTTTGCTTGGGCGTTGCGCCGTGGTGGATTCCGCAATTGGTTGGAGTTCAAACAACAATTGGTTTTGCGTTTTACAAAATCCATTGATGAGGAACCAAGCACAAGATTTTTTTCCATCAAACAGACGGGATCAGTAGCTGATTATGTGAGCGAGTTTGAGGAGTTATCAACTCAGGTACCAGGCATTGAAGATAGACATTTGGGGAGGATATTTTATAATGGCTTGAGTACTGAGATGAAGGAAGTGATTAAGATGAAGGATCCACAAGGCCTAGCAAACTTCATTGCAGCCATCCTCAGAATGGAGAAGAGTGCTTTCTACAAGGTGGTGAGCAAGGTTGGTCCTAATGAAGTTGTGGGTGCTACTCGAGCCACTAATACGCATCGTGGTGCTTGTCATAACAATGGAGGTAAAGTCTGGGATAAGCAGAGAGGTGATTCAAGTGGGGGTTATCGAGGTGATCAACAGTTTGTTCAAAGGCCAAGGTTGAAATACACTGATGCTGAG ATTAGGGCGATGATTGTGGTGCATGTGATTGAGATGGAAGTTACGGAGGAAGAAGATGTTGTTTTACAAGAAGTGGATCATAATATGTGCTGTGAAGTGAGAACCTTGTCTATGGATTCATTCTTGGGGATTGACTCTCCGAAGACTATGAAGTTACGAGGACGGATTGGTCAGAGGGAGTTG TGTGAGGTTGATTGGAGGCTGCAAGAGTTTTCTTTCTTCTATGAGGGTGTGCGGGTGACTTTATATGGTGATCCAACACTTCATTGCAAGAAACTTTCGTTGAAGTCCCTACCACCAGTTTACTATGACCCGTTTGGTGGCCCTGATATGTTGTTGATGTCTGTTGTGGTTCCACTTGTTACCACTAGTTTGGAACCTTGTATGGCGGCGTTGTTGAGTTCATTTGAAGACGTTTTCGTTGTACCTACTGCTTTACCTCCTCTACGAGGGCAGGAGCATGCTATCAACTTGACATCCGGAGTATCTGCAATTTTGGTTCATCCTTATAGATACCCGCACGGGAGGAAAGTAGTTATGGAGAAGAAGGTTCAGGAAATGTTAGAGGCAGGTATCATCAGACCAAGTGTGAGCCCCTTTTCCTATCCTGTTCTACTGGTGAAGAAGAAAGATGGTGGTTTTCGGTTTTGTGTTGATTATAGAGCTCTGAACAAGTCTACTATACCAGACAAGTATCTGATTCCCATTATTAATCAGCTAGTTGATGAGTTGTATGGTGCAGTAGTCTTCTCGAAGCTTGATCTCAG TAGTTCTTTGGAGGCTCATGAAGAGCATTTGAGGAAGGTGTTACAAGTACTTTGGGAACAATCACTCTTTGCCAATCAGAAGAAATGTTCTTTTGGGGTTACTCAAGTTGAATACCTCGGTCATATCATTTCCAAAGAAGAGGTGGCTGCGGATGCTGCGAAGACTGAAGCTATGGTTAAGTGGCCTACACCTAAAACTGTGAAGCAATTGCGAGGGTTTCTCGGTTTGACAGGGTATTACAGGAGGTTTGTCAAAACTTATGGGTTAATGGCTAAGCCTCTCACATCATTGATGAAGACAAATCGGTTTGCTTGGAGTTCGGAGGCTCAGAATTCATTTGAGAAATTGAAGTCTGCTATGGTTAACGTTCCAGTCTTAACTTTACCAGATTTTTAG
- the LOC106294719 gene encoding protein translocase subunit SecA isoform X1, with the protein MGDMQVGVANIDDKGFYGMMEDKPGASSNPTLQVSVSFGRFENDSLSWEKFSAFSPNKYLEEVGKCATPGSVAQKKAYFEAHYKKIAERKAEIMDQEKLMDDKKASFRSVVTDQWSMGAEVGGSVTESVVDTEEDKHVTDIAAEVKELSVNVETIIVKECQSSVDEVKEEVKNSLDSPRLEKPEEEVLLIDEKEETEVRENVDTTANTNETPMKEMEKEKTQKLIKKGGNVGINRTRNSPKPDQVKTKPATNKIATSKKTPPSKEIKNMVKPTKKPAAPVSKAPPGFSTPRVYKPASKIPSLSTSQSSVKKEKPSFLLRNKQTAPKSLHMSMSLGPSSASDPSALTSTRKSLIMERMGDKDIVKRAFKSFQKSYDLGASVDEQKPALKQNPAKTTSIPSVATRHKENGRPAKASGMEKRSSTSGHDYSASRGLKSNVTVEKQQKELSSSGARPVDKTRLQKNPKQGGVVDAKTKRESLNPKAKPVRILPKVSSEKML; encoded by the exons ATGGGGGATATGCAAGTTGGTGTTGCCAATATTGACGATAAG GGCTTTTATGGCATGATGGAGGATAAACCGGGGGCTTCATCGAACCCAACTCTACAAGTGTCGGTTTCATTTGGAAGGTTTGAGAATGATTCACTTTCATGGGAGAAGTTCTCTGCTTTCTCTCCGAACAAGTACTTGGAGGAAGTTGGAAAGTGTGCTACTCCTGGTTCCGTAGCTCAAAAGAAGGCTTATTTTGAAGCTCATTACAAGAAGATCGCCGAGAGGAAAGCTGAGATCATGGATCAGGAGAAACTAATGGACGACAAGAAGGCTTCTTTTAGATCGGTCGTTACAGATCAATGGAGTATGGGAGCCGAAGTTGGCGGGTCGGTGACAGAGTCTGTGGTTGATACTGAAGAAGATAAGCATGTGACTGACATTGCTGCCGAAGTGAAGGAGCTGAGTGTTAATGTAGAAACTATCATTGTCAAGGAATGTCAAAGCTCGGTTGATGAGGTGAAAGAAGAAGTCAAGAACAGTCTGGATAGTCCAAGATTGGAGAAACCAGAAGAGGAGGTTTTACTAATAGATGAGAAAGAAGAGACAGAGGTGAGAGAGAACGTTGATACTACTGCCAATACGAATGAAACGCCAATGAAGGAGATGGAGAAAGAGAAAACTCAAAAACTAATCAAGAAGGGTGGAAACGTGGGGATCAACCGTACAAGAAATTCTCCCAAG CCTGATCAGGTGAAGACAAAACCGGCAACTAACAAGATTGCAACAAGTAAGAAAACTCCACCAAGCAAGGAGATCAAGAACATGGTGAAACCAACCAAGAAACCAGCGGCACCTGTCTCAAAAGCTCCACCAGGGTTTTCAACTCCAAGAGTGTACAAGCCAGCTTCAAAAATACCTTCACTGTCTACATCCCAGTCTTCTGTAAAGAAGGAGAAGCCCTCGTTTCTACTGAGAAACAAACAAACCGCTCCAAAGTCATTGCATATGTCTATGAGTCTTGGTCCATCATCCGCCTCTGATCCTAGTGCTCTTACAAGCACTAGAAAATCGTTGATCATGGAGCGTATGGGAGATAAAGACATTGTGAAACGGGCGTTTAAGTCATTTCAAAAGAGTTATGACCTTGGAGCATCTGTGGATGAGCAAAAGCCAGCTCTAAAACAG AATCCTGCAAAGACAACAAGTATTCCATCAGTGGCTACACGGCATAAGGAAAACGGCAG GCCTGCAAAAGCAAGTGGCATGGAAAAGAGAAGCAGTACTAGCGGTCATGATTATTCTGCATCTCGTGGGTTGAAAAGCAATGTGACAGTTGAGAAACAACAAAAAGAG CTTTCCAGTTCTGGTGCAAGACCTGTAGACAAGACACGCTTGCAGAAGAACCCAAAG CAGGGTGGAGTAGTTGATGCCAAGACAAAGAGGGAGTCTCTGAATCCGAAAGCAAAGCCAGTACGTATCTTACCAAAAGTCTCTTCAGAAAAGATGTTATGA
- the LOC106294719 gene encoding protein translocase subunit SecA isoform X2: protein MGDMQVGVANIDDKGFYGMMEDKPGASSNPTLQVSVSFGRFENDSLSWEKFSAFSPNKYLEEVGKCATPGSVAQKKAYFEAHYKKIAERKAEIMDQEKLMDDKKASFRSVVTDQWSMGAEVGGSVTESVVDTEEDKHVTDIAAEVKELSVNVETIIVKECQSSVDEVKEEVKNSLDSPRLEKPEEEVLLIDEKEETEVRENVDTTANTNETPMKEMEKEKTQKLIKKGGNVGINRTRNSPKPDQVKTKPATNKIATSKKTPPSKEIKNMVKPTKKPAAPVSKAPPGFSTPRVYKPASKIPSLSTSQSSVKKEKPSFLLRNKQTAPKSLHMSMSLGPSSASDPSALTSTRKSLIMERMGDKDIVKRAFKSFQKSYDLGASVDEQKPALKQNPAKTTSIPSVATRHKENGRPAKASGMEKRSSTSGHDYSASRGLKSNVTVEKQQKELSSSGARPVDKTRLQKNPKGGVVDAKTKRESLNPKAKPVRILPKVSSEKML, encoded by the exons ATGGGGGATATGCAAGTTGGTGTTGCCAATATTGACGATAAG GGCTTTTATGGCATGATGGAGGATAAACCGGGGGCTTCATCGAACCCAACTCTACAAGTGTCGGTTTCATTTGGAAGGTTTGAGAATGATTCACTTTCATGGGAGAAGTTCTCTGCTTTCTCTCCGAACAAGTACTTGGAGGAAGTTGGAAAGTGTGCTACTCCTGGTTCCGTAGCTCAAAAGAAGGCTTATTTTGAAGCTCATTACAAGAAGATCGCCGAGAGGAAAGCTGAGATCATGGATCAGGAGAAACTAATGGACGACAAGAAGGCTTCTTTTAGATCGGTCGTTACAGATCAATGGAGTATGGGAGCCGAAGTTGGCGGGTCGGTGACAGAGTCTGTGGTTGATACTGAAGAAGATAAGCATGTGACTGACATTGCTGCCGAAGTGAAGGAGCTGAGTGTTAATGTAGAAACTATCATTGTCAAGGAATGTCAAAGCTCGGTTGATGAGGTGAAAGAAGAAGTCAAGAACAGTCTGGATAGTCCAAGATTGGAGAAACCAGAAGAGGAGGTTTTACTAATAGATGAGAAAGAAGAGACAGAGGTGAGAGAGAACGTTGATACTACTGCCAATACGAATGAAACGCCAATGAAGGAGATGGAGAAAGAGAAAACTCAAAAACTAATCAAGAAGGGTGGAAACGTGGGGATCAACCGTACAAGAAATTCTCCCAAG CCTGATCAGGTGAAGACAAAACCGGCAACTAACAAGATTGCAACAAGTAAGAAAACTCCACCAAGCAAGGAGATCAAGAACATGGTGAAACCAACCAAGAAACCAGCGGCACCTGTCTCAAAAGCTCCACCAGGGTTTTCAACTCCAAGAGTGTACAAGCCAGCTTCAAAAATACCTTCACTGTCTACATCCCAGTCTTCTGTAAAGAAGGAGAAGCCCTCGTTTCTACTGAGAAACAAACAAACCGCTCCAAAGTCATTGCATATGTCTATGAGTCTTGGTCCATCATCCGCCTCTGATCCTAGTGCTCTTACAAGCACTAGAAAATCGTTGATCATGGAGCGTATGGGAGATAAAGACATTGTGAAACGGGCGTTTAAGTCATTTCAAAAGAGTTATGACCTTGGAGCATCTGTGGATGAGCAAAAGCCAGCTCTAAAACAG AATCCTGCAAAGACAACAAGTATTCCATCAGTGGCTACACGGCATAAGGAAAACGGCAG GCCTGCAAAAGCAAGTGGCATGGAAAAGAGAAGCAGTACTAGCGGTCATGATTATTCTGCATCTCGTGGGTTGAAAAGCAATGTGACAGTTGAGAAACAACAAAAAGAG CTTTCCAGTTCTGGTGCAAGACCTGTAGACAAGACACGCTTGCAGAAGAACCCAAAG GGTGGAGTAGTTGATGCCAAGACAAAGAGGGAGTCTCTGAATCCGAAAGCAAAGCCAGTACGTATCTTACCAAAAGTCTCTTCAGAAAAGATGTTATGA
- the LOC106294720 gene encoding probable galacturonosyltransferase-like 8 isoform X2: MEAPEYRNGKECASSSANRESFDPSLVHIAMTLDSEYLRGSLAAVHSVLRHASCPENVFFHFIAAEFDSASPRVLSQLVRSTFPSLSFKVYIFREDTVINLISTSIRQALENPLNYARNYLGDILDRSVDRVIYLDSDVIVVDDITKLWNTTLTGTRVIGAPEYCQANFTQYFTSNFWSDPALPGQISGRTPCYFNTGVMVMDMVRWREGNYREKLEKWMQLQKKKRIYDLGSLPPFLLVFGGNVEAIDHRWNQHGLGGDNLRGSCRSLHPGPVSLLHWSGKGKPWVRLDEKRGCPLDHLWEPYDLYNKHKIERAKDQSLVGFASLSELADDSSFL; encoded by the coding sequence ATGGAGGCTCCGGAGTACAGAAACGGCAAGGAGTGCGCGTCGTCGTCAGCCAACAGAGAGAGCTTCGATCCCTCTCTCGTCCACATTGCCATGACTCTGGACTCAGAGTACCTCCGCGGCTCACTCGCCGCAGTCCACTCCGTTCTCCGCCACGCGTCGTGTCCCGAGAACGTCTTCTTCCACTTCATCGCCGCCGAGTTCGACTCGGCGAGCCCGCGCGTGCTGAGTCAACTCGTCCGGTCGACCTTCCCGTCGCTGAGCTTCAAAGTATACATTTTCCGGGAAGACACGGTGATCAACCTGATATCGACTTCGATCAGACAGGCTCTCGAGAATCCGTTGAACTACGCTCGGAACTACCTCGGAGACATTCTCGACCGGAGCGTTGACCGAGTCATCTACCTCGACTCGGACGTGATCGTTGTCGACGACATCACCAAGCTCTGGAACACGACGTTGACCGGGACACGTGTCATCGGGGCTCCGGAGTATTGCCAAGCGAACTTCACGCAGTACTTCACTTCCAACTTCTGGTCGGACCCGGCTTTACCGGGTCAAATCTCGGGTCGGACGCCTTGCTATTTCAACACGGGAGTGATGGTGATGGATATGGTTAGATGGAGAGAAGGGAACTACAGGGAGAAGCTAGAGAAATGGATGCAGTTGCAGAAGAAAAAGAGAATCTACGATTTGGGTTCTTTGCCGCCGTTTCTGCTTGTGTTCGGAGGGAATGTGGAGGCTATTGATCATAGGTGGAACCAGCATGGGCTAGGAGGAGACAACCTACGAGGAAGCTGTCGGTCTTTACATCCTGGTCCTGTGAGTTTACTGCATTGGAGTGGTAAAGGGAAGCCATGGGTGAGACTTGATGAGAAGAGAGGTTGTCCGTTGGATCATCTTTGGGAGCCATATGATCTGTATAACAAGCATAAGATTGAGAGAGCTAAAGATCAGTCTCTGGTCGGGTTTGCTTCTTTGTCAGAGTTGGCTGATGATTCAAGCTTTTTGTGA
- the LOC106294720 gene encoding probable galacturonosyltransferase-like 8 isoform X1, which translates to MFLLLPPLPLSLRLCGETKTKTTFLIYFLYLPNVTSLYSLALKFLKKLKSFFFTSFELKRVFFFFFLTMLSNAVVLAAVLCLVVLSPFAAGIRTGPGRITANGDGGRNEFSKLGPFMEAPEYRNGKECASSSANRESFDPSLVHIAMTLDSEYLRGSLAAVHSVLRHASCPENVFFHFIAAEFDSASPRVLSQLVRSTFPSLSFKVYIFREDTVINLISTSIRQALENPLNYARNYLGDILDRSVDRVIYLDSDVIVVDDITKLWNTTLTGTRVIGAPEYCQANFTQYFTSNFWSDPALPGQISGRTPCYFNTGVMVMDMVRWREGNYREKLEKWMQLQKKKRIYDLGSLPPFLLVFGGNVEAIDHRWNQHGLGGDNLRGSCRSLHPGPVSLLHWSGKGKPWVRLDEKRGCPLDHLWEPYDLYNKHKIERAKDQSLVGFASLSELADDSSFL; encoded by the coding sequence ATGTTTCTTCTCCTTCCTCCTCTTCCCTTATCTCTCCGTCTCTGTGGAGAGACAAAAACAAAAACAACATTCTTGATATATTTTCTTTATTTACCCAACGTTACATCTTTATATTCACTAGCATTAAAATTTTTAAAAAAACTCAAATCTTTCTTTTTCACTAGCTTTGAACTAAAACGCGTTTTCTTCTTCTTCTTTCTCACAATGCTGTCAAACGCCGTCGTTTTAGCGGCGGTCTTGTGTTTGGTTGTTCTATCACCGTTTGCCGCCGGAATACGGACTGGTCCGGGGAGGATCACGGCCAACGGAGACGGCGGAAGAAATGAGTTTAGCAAGCTTGGTCCGTTCATGGAGGCTCCGGAGTACAGAAACGGCAAGGAGTGCGCGTCGTCGTCAGCCAACAGAGAGAGCTTCGATCCCTCTCTCGTCCACATTGCCATGACTCTGGACTCAGAGTACCTCCGCGGCTCACTCGCCGCAGTCCACTCCGTTCTCCGCCACGCGTCGTGTCCCGAGAACGTCTTCTTCCACTTCATCGCCGCCGAGTTCGACTCGGCGAGCCCGCGCGTGCTGAGTCAACTCGTCCGGTCGACCTTCCCGTCGCTGAGCTTCAAAGTATACATTTTCCGGGAAGACACGGTGATCAACCTGATATCGACTTCGATCAGACAGGCTCTCGAGAATCCGTTGAACTACGCTCGGAACTACCTCGGAGACATTCTCGACCGGAGCGTTGACCGAGTCATCTACCTCGACTCGGACGTGATCGTTGTCGACGACATCACCAAGCTCTGGAACACGACGTTGACCGGGACACGTGTCATCGGGGCTCCGGAGTATTGCCAAGCGAACTTCACGCAGTACTTCACTTCCAACTTCTGGTCGGACCCGGCTTTACCGGGTCAAATCTCGGGTCGGACGCCTTGCTATTTCAACACGGGAGTGATGGTGATGGATATGGTTAGATGGAGAGAAGGGAACTACAGGGAGAAGCTAGAGAAATGGATGCAGTTGCAGAAGAAAAAGAGAATCTACGATTTGGGTTCTTTGCCGCCGTTTCTGCTTGTGTTCGGAGGGAATGTGGAGGCTATTGATCATAGGTGGAACCAGCATGGGCTAGGAGGAGACAACCTACGAGGAAGCTGTCGGTCTTTACATCCTGGTCCTGTGAGTTTACTGCATTGGAGTGGTAAAGGGAAGCCATGGGTGAGACTTGATGAGAAGAGAGGTTGTCCGTTGGATCATCTTTGGGAGCCATATGATCTGTATAACAAGCATAAGATTGAGAGAGCTAAAGATCAGTCTCTGGTCGGGTTTGCTTCTTTGTCAGAGTTGGCTGATGATTCAAGCTTTTTGTGA